One Pseudomonas muyukensis DNA segment encodes these proteins:
- a CDS encoding alginate export family protein, whose product MTLNPFVKAGIGLSFALLWSMPTLAAQTAQKNFGLDVKITGQSEDDRDLGTRSGGDVNGLGLDLRPWVYGERGNWSAFAMGQAVTATDTIETDTLRQNDDGSATDTAADERKQDKSYLAMREFWVGYSGLTAYPGEQLRFGRQRLRSDDGMWRDTNIEALNWTFDTTLLKADLGVAQRFSEYRTDLTELAPEDKDRTHLYGNIATQWTPGHWVGVRAHHTHDGGSLKNPGETVDALDKTRTGDLTWLGLEANSDAYNWRNEHTVNYWGSVTWLTGDRDKLTTSTLGNDQVATGKQSGDVNAWATDLGIRLRLDPQWQVGAAYARGSGGGGDDGSSNFEQTGLESNRSNFTGTRSRVHRFGEAFRGQLGNLQAATLFASWQLRDDYDASFIYHKFWRVDDQQNIGASGINAVVDDGGVSRPLVNGEKDLGQEMDVVVTKYFKQGLLPASISQSIDEPSALVRLRAGVFKPGDAYGKEADSYMHRAFVDVIWRF is encoded by the coding sequence ATGACGCTCAACCCCTTCGTGAAAGCCGGCATTGGCCTGAGCTTCGCCCTGCTGTGGTCGATGCCGACCCTGGCGGCGCAAACCGCGCAGAAGAACTTCGGCCTGGACGTGAAGATCACCGGCCAGTCCGAAGACGACCGCGACCTCGGCACCCGCTCCGGCGGCGACGTCAACGGCCTGGGCCTGGACCTGCGCCCCTGGGTGTATGGCGAGCGCGGCAACTGGAGCGCCTTCGCCATGGGCCAGGCGGTGACCGCCACCGACACCATCGAGACCGACACCCTGCGCCAGAACGACGACGGCAGCGCCACCGACACCGCCGCCGACGAGCGCAAGCAGGACAAGAGCTACCTGGCCATGCGCGAATTCTGGGTCGGCTACAGTGGCCTGACCGCCTACCCTGGCGAGCAACTGCGCTTCGGCCGCCAGCGCCTGCGCAGCGACGACGGCATGTGGCGCGACACCAACATCGAGGCGCTGAACTGGACCTTCGACACCACCTTGCTCAAGGCCGACCTGGGCGTGGCCCAGCGTTTCAGCGAGTACCGCACCGACCTGACCGAGCTGGCTCCCGAGGACAAGGACCGCACCCACCTCTACGGCAACATCGCCACACAGTGGACCCCCGGCCACTGGGTCGGCGTGCGCGCCCACCACACCCATGACGGCGGCAGCCTGAAGAACCCCGGCGAGACCGTCGATGCCCTCGACAAGACCCGCACCGGCGACCTCACCTGGCTGGGCCTGGAAGCCAACAGCGACGCCTACAACTGGCGCAACGAGCATACCGTCAACTACTGGGGCAGCGTCACCTGGCTGACCGGCGACCGCGACAAGCTGACCACCAGCACCCTGGGCAACGACCAGGTCGCCACCGGCAAGCAGAGTGGCGACGTCAACGCCTGGGCCACCGACCTTGGCATCCGCCTGCGCCTCGACCCGCAGTGGCAGGTCGGCGCGGCCTATGCCCGTGGCAGCGGCGGCGGTGGCGACGACGGCTCGAGCAACTTCGAACAGACCGGCCTGGAAAGCAACCGCTCCAACTTCACCGGCACCCGCTCGCGCGTGCACCGCTTCGGCGAGGCCTTCCGCGGCCAGCTGGGCAACCTGCAGGCCGCAACCCTGTTCGCCTCCTGGCAGCTGCGCGACGACTACGACGCCAGCTTCATCTACCACAAGTTCTGGCGCGTCGATGACCAGCAGAACATCGGCGCCAGCGGCATCAACGCGGTGGTCGACGACGGCGGGGTGAGCCGTCCGCTGGTCAACGGCGAGAAGGACCTGGGCCAGGAAATGGACGTGGTCGTCACCAAGTACTTCAAGCAGGGCCTGCTGCCAGCCTCCATCAGCCAGTCGATCGACGAGCCCTCGGCCCTGGTGCGCCTGCGCGCCGGTGTGTTCAAGCCGGGCGACGCCTATGGCAAGGAAGCGGACTCGTACATGCACCGTGCCTTCGTCGACGTGATCTGGCGCTTCTGA
- the alg8 gene encoding mannuronan synthase, which translates to MQRFQTVLLQCAGWLLYMSLLMLIALALPSDIFDAQSKHFIFLVGAVGIWRYSMGATHFIRGMIFLYLVYPYLRRKVRKLGSAADPSHVYLMVTSFRIDALTTAQVYSSVIREAIDCGFPTTVVCSLVEKSDELLVKSLWAKYNPPEHVTLDIVRIAGTGKRDGLAYGFRAISRMLPDDHAVVAVIDGDTVLAEGVVRKTVPWFKLYPNVGGLTTNEFCEVRGGYIMSEWHKLRFAQRHINMCSMALSKRVLTMTGRMSMFRASVVTDPEFIADVESDSLMHWRLGRFKFLTGDDKSSWFSLMRLGYDTFYVPDAAINTVEHPPEKSFVKASRKLMYRWYGNNLRQNSRALGLGLKRLGLFTSIVLLDQRVSMWTSLLGLTVAVIASFKFGLQFLLVYLLWIGITRLILTIMLLCSGHNVGPAYPLILYYNQIVGALMKIYVFFRLDKQSWTRQPTALKRDLASFQQWFNTWSSRTMTFSAASIFVAVLFMVV; encoded by the coding sequence ATGCAAAGGTTCCAGACAGTGCTGTTGCAGTGCGCCGGCTGGCTGCTCTACATGAGCCTGCTCATGCTGATCGCCCTGGCCCTGCCCAGCGATATCTTCGACGCGCAGTCCAAGCACTTCATCTTCCTGGTCGGCGCGGTCGGCATCTGGCGCTACTCCATGGGCGCCACCCATTTCATCCGTGGCATGATCTTCCTGTACCTGGTCTACCCCTACCTGCGCCGCAAGGTGCGCAAGCTGGGCAGCGCCGCCGACCCGTCGCACGTGTACCTGATGGTCACCAGCTTTCGCATCGACGCCCTGACCACCGCCCAGGTGTACAGCTCGGTGATCCGCGAAGCCATCGACTGCGGTTTCCCCACCACCGTGGTCTGCTCGCTGGTGGAAAAGTCCGACGAGCTGTTGGTCAAGAGCCTGTGGGCCAAGTACAACCCACCCGAGCATGTCACCCTGGACATCGTGCGCATCGCCGGCACCGGCAAGCGCGACGGCCTGGCCTACGGTTTCCGCGCCATCTCGCGGATGCTGCCCGACGACCATGCCGTGGTGGCGGTGATCGATGGCGATACCGTGCTGGCCGAGGGCGTGGTGCGCAAGACCGTGCCGTGGTTCAAGCTCTATCCCAACGTCGGCGGCCTGACCACCAACGAATTTTGCGAAGTGCGCGGCGGCTACATCATGAGCGAGTGGCACAAACTGCGCTTCGCCCAGCGCCACATCAACATGTGCTCGATGGCCCTGAGCAAGCGCGTGCTGACCATGACCGGGCGCATGTCGATGTTCCGCGCAAGCGTGGTGACCGACCCCGAATTCATCGCCGATGTGGAAAGCGACTCGCTGATGCACTGGCGCCTGGGCCGCTTCAAGTTCCTCACCGGCGACGACAAGTCCAGCTGGTTCAGCCTGATGCGCCTGGGCTACGACACCTTCTACGTGCCGGACGCGGCGATCAACACCGTCGAGCACCCGCCGGAGAAGAGCTTCGTCAAGGCCAGCCGCAAGCTGATGTACCGCTGGTACGGCAACAACCTGCGGCAGAACTCCCGCGCCCTGGGCCTGGGCCTCAAGCGCCTGGGGCTGTTCACCAGCATCGTGCTGCTCGACCAGCGCGTGTCGATGTGGACCAGCCTGCTGGGCCTGACCGTGGCGGTGATCGCCAGCTTCAAGTTCGGCCTGCAGTTCCTGCTGGTGTACCTGCTGTGGATCGGCATCACCCGCCTGATCCTCACCATCATGCTGCTGTGCTCGGGGCACAACGTCGGCCCCGCCTACCCGCTGATTCTCTATTACAACCAGATCGTCGGCGCGCTGATGAAGATCTACGTGTTCTTCCGTCTCGACAAGCAGTCCTGGACCCGCCAGCCCACTGCCCTCAAGCGCGACCTCGCAAGCTTTCAACAATGGTTCAACACCTGGTCCTCGCGGACCATGACCTTCTCGGCCGCGAGCATCTTCGTCGCCGTGCTGTTCATGGTCGTGTGA
- the algG gene encoding mannuronan 5-epimerase AlgG, which yields MNLHPNLRHSLLASALLLASGLVAAAEPAVIAKELQQAKTYTVSSAPIAPLQMDPPKLPDLSGYTAAAVQKKIDRQHKGKVSVRRMLQEDTLKEFIGGDNKGAEWVRRQHGIPQAIFVDDGHVDLVELSRKVPSQYLRETAPGVYLARLPIVVGRKGVLEIDGKVKELRLSEEGGSFIVNDGKLFVSDTQVTGWREQANGPATFRKPDEFRPFLLSWGGTETYIVNSKMASFGYAKSKSYGVSISQYTPNMAKQMGRPEPTGWIIGSEFSDMWYGFYCYETQDFVIKDSTYRDNIVYGIDPHDRSHRLIIAGNTVHGTKKKHGIIVSREVNDSWIINNKSYDNKLSGVVIDRNSVNNLIAYNEIYRNHTDGITLYESGDNLIWGNKLINNRRHGIRVRNSVNIRLYENVAMANGLVGVYGHIKDLSDTDRDIALDPFDTKVSLIVVGGELAANGSGPLSIDSPLSVELYKVSMLMPRKANGISFNGVLGERQDEILDLLVRQQKAVLIDPVERQTEMID from the coding sequence ATGAACCTGCACCCCAACCTTCGCCACAGCCTCCTCGCCAGCGCCTTGCTGCTGGCCAGCGGCCTGGTCGCCGCCGCAGAACCGGCAGTGATCGCCAAGGAGCTGCAGCAGGCCAAGACCTACACCGTCTCCAGCGCGCCGATCGCGCCGCTGCAGATGGACCCGCCCAAGCTGCCCGACCTGTCCGGCTACACCGCCGCGGCGGTGCAAAAGAAGATCGACCGCCAGCACAAGGGCAAGGTCAGCGTGCGCCGCATGCTCCAAGAGGACACCCTCAAGGAGTTCATCGGCGGCGACAACAAAGGCGCCGAGTGGGTCCGCCGCCAGCACGGCATTCCCCAGGCGATCTTCGTCGACGACGGCCATGTCGACCTGGTCGAGCTGAGCCGGAAAGTCCCCAGCCAGTACCTGCGCGAGACCGCCCCCGGCGTGTACCTGGCGCGCCTGCCGATCGTGGTCGGGCGCAAGGGCGTGCTGGAGATCGACGGCAAGGTCAAGGAGCTGCGCCTGTCCGAGGAAGGCGGCTCGTTCATCGTCAACGACGGCAAGCTGTTCGTCAGCGATACCCAGGTGACCGGCTGGCGCGAACAGGCCAACGGCCCGGCGACCTTTCGCAAGCCCGATGAATTCCGCCCGTTCCTGCTCAGCTGGGGCGGCACCGAGACCTACATCGTCAACAGCAAGATGGCCAGCTTCGGCTACGCCAAGTCCAAGTCCTACGGCGTGAGCATCTCGCAGTACACGCCGAACATGGCCAAGCAGATGGGCCGCCCGGAACCCACCGGCTGGATCATCGGCTCCGAGTTCAGCGACATGTGGTACGGCTTCTACTGCTACGAAACCCAGGACTTCGTGATCAAGGACTCGACCTACCGCGACAACATCGTCTACGGCATCGACCCCCACGACCGCTCGCACCGCCTGATCATCGCCGGCAACACCGTGCACGGCACCAAGAAAAAGCACGGGATCATCGTCTCGCGCGAGGTCAACGACAGCTGGATCATCAACAACAAGAGCTACGACAACAAGCTCTCGGGCGTGGTGATCGACCGTAACAGCGTCAACAACCTGATCGCCTACAACGAGATCTACCGCAACCACACCGACGGCATCACCCTGTACGAAAGCGGCGACAACCTGATCTGGGGCAACAAGCTGATCAACAACCGCCGCCACGGCATCCGCGTGCGCAACAGCGTGAACATCCGCCTGTACGAGAACGTCGCCATGGCCAACGGCCTGGTGGGCGTGTACGGGCACATCAAGGACCTGTCCGACACCGACCGCGACATCGCCCTCGACCCGTTCGACACCAAGGTGTCGCTGATCGTGGTCGGCGGCGAGCTGGCGGCCAATGGCTCGGGCCCCTTGTCGATCGACTCGCCGCTGTCGGTGGAGCTGTACAAGGTGTCGATGCTGATGCCGCGCAAGGCCAATGGCATTAGCTTCAACGGCGTGCTCGGCGAGCGCCAGGACGAAATCCTCGACCTGCTGGTGCGCCAGCAGAAGGCCGTGCTGATCGACCCGGTCGAACGCCAGACCGAAATGATCGACTAA
- a CDS encoding alginate biosynthesis protein Alg44, which yields MNTAVNVNVVHESEAQRQHARVRIPAKLRYLDGNREPHDVKVDDLSAGGLSFHARKPLAEGEVLRGRLQFVVDNLGLSMDVELLVRTSDAQSGRIGTEFQNLEPRDIATLRHIITSHLSGELISVGDVLSTLQRDNFTKARKQKDGGSGLSAFGRLRAVTVTAGVFAVGLLAFGFVAKSLYGLYFVSHAEAGVVAVPTTNVTMPRDGSLQSLVHSGATVAKGAPLATFNTSMLDLLKGHLDDSQLEPAKVEELFGKQLSGTLTSPCDCVVSRQLVDDGQYASKGQPVFALIPRTTTPTVEARFSYRQFDEVKPGTRVNFQVAGEDDVRSGKIVGSSSLDTDNLAADIRVQIQPDEGLPAELAGRPAAVNSDRGPSLNWLIDKAVARGL from the coding sequence ATGAATACCGCCGTGAACGTCAACGTCGTGCATGAATCCGAGGCGCAGCGCCAGCACGCCCGGGTGCGCATCCCTGCCAAGCTGCGCTACCTGGACGGCAACCGCGAGCCGCACGATGTGAAGGTGGACGATCTTTCCGCCGGGGGCCTGTCCTTCCATGCCAGAAAACCCCTGGCCGAGGGCGAGGTGCTGCGTGGCCGCCTGCAGTTCGTGGTCGACAACCTTGGCCTGTCGATGGACGTCGAGCTGCTGGTGCGCACCAGCGATGCCCAGAGCGGGCGCATCGGCACCGAGTTCCAGAACCTCGAGCCGCGCGACATCGCCACCCTGCGCCACATCATCACCAGCCACCTGTCCGGCGAACTGATCAGCGTCGGCGACGTGCTCAGCACCCTGCAGCGCGACAACTTCACCAAGGCGCGCAAGCAGAAGGACGGCGGCTCCGGCCTGTCGGCGTTCGGCCGCCTGCGCGCGGTCACCGTCACCGCCGGGGTGTTCGCCGTCGGCCTGCTGGCCTTCGGCTTCGTCGCCAAGTCGCTGTACGGCCTGTACTTCGTCAGCCATGCCGAAGCCGGCGTGGTGGCGGTGCCCACCACCAACGTCACCATGCCCCGCGACGGCAGCCTGCAAAGCCTGGTGCACAGCGGCGCCACGGTGGCCAAGGGCGCGCCGCTGGCGACCTTCAACACCAGCATGCTCGACCTGCTCAAGGGGCACCTGGACGATTCGCAGCTGGAACCGGCCAAGGTCGAGGAGCTGTTCGGCAAGCAGCTCTCCGGCACCCTCACCAGCCCCTGCGATTGCGTGGTCTCGCGCCAGCTGGTGGACGACGGCCAGTACGCCAGCAAGGGCCAGCCGGTGTTCGCGCTGATCCCGCGGACCACCACCCCGACCGTCGAGGCGCGCTTCAGCTACCGCCAGTTCGATGAAGTGAAGCCCGGCACCCGGGTCAACTTCCAGGTCGCCGGCGAGGACGACGTGCGCAGCGGCAAGATCGTCGGCAGTTCGAGCCTGGACACCGACAACCTGGCCGCCGACATCCGCGTGCAGATCCAGCCCGACGAAGGCCTGCCGGCCGAACTCGCCGGGCGCCCGGCCGCGGTCAACAGCGACCGTGGCCCGTCGCTGAACTGGCTGATCGACAAGGCCGTGGCCCGCGGGCTTTAA
- the algK gene encoding alginate biosynthesis TPR repeat lipoprotein AlgK codes for MTSRYPDTCRSRLAGDRVRSTRPWDATPARAIRRQAGSYRDGFGQGLCALALAITLAGCAGLPDQRLANEALKRGDTATAERNYKALADLGYSEAQVGLADIQVATRDPAQLKQAEATYRAAAATSPRAQARLGRLLVAKPDSTQAEREEAESLLKLAARQGEGNTLIPLAMLYLQYPQSFPNINAQQQIDQWRAAGNPEAGLAQVLLYRTQGSYDQHLGEVEKICKAALASTDICYVELASVYQKRAQPEQQAALLEQLKAAYARGAVPATRVDSVARVLADRSLGQTDEKTAKDLLEQVAPANPASWVSLAQLLYDFPELGDTDQLMAYIDKGRAAEQPRAELLLGRLYYEGKTVPADAAKAEQHLQAAADAGEVSAHYYLGQLYRRGYLGNVEPQKAVDHLLAAARGGQNSADYALAQLFSEGHGIRSEPTNAWVFAQLSQVNPTPQSAELLQQLDQQLTPDQRSQAQNLLAQEKQARGSMNQGAHSTLAIEALQDEHDEVDAEDSL; via the coding sequence ATGACCAGCAGATACCCCGATACCTGTAGGAGCCGGCTTGCCGGCGATCGAGTGCGCAGCACTCGCCCATGGGATGCAACACCTGCGCGAGCCATTCGCCGGCAAGCCGGCTCCTACAGGGACGGTTTTGGCCAGGGCCTGTGCGCGCTGGCCCTGGCCATCACCCTGGCCGGCTGCGCCGGCCTGCCCGACCAGCGCCTGGCCAACGAAGCGCTCAAGCGCGGCGACACCGCCACCGCCGAGCGCAACTACAAGGCCTTGGCCGATCTGGGTTACAGCGAGGCGCAAGTCGGCCTGGCCGATATCCAGGTCGCCACCCGCGACCCGGCCCAGCTCAAACAGGCCGAAGCCACCTACCGCGCCGCCGCCGCCACCTCGCCCCGCGCCCAGGCCCGCCTCGGCCGCCTGCTGGTGGCCAAGCCCGACAGCACCCAGGCCGAGCGCGAAGAGGCCGAATCGCTGCTCAAGCTCGCGGCCAGGCAAGGCGAAGGCAACACCCTGATCCCCCTGGCGATGCTCTACCTGCAGTACCCGCAGAGCTTCCCCAACATCAACGCCCAGCAGCAGATCGACCAGTGGCGCGCCGCCGGCAACCCCGAGGCGGGCCTGGCCCAGGTGCTGCTGTACCGCACCCAGGGCAGCTACGACCAACACCTGGGCGAGGTGGAAAAGATCTGCAAGGCGGCCCTGGCCAGCACCGACATCTGCTACGTCGAACTGGCCAGCGTCTACCAGAAGCGCGCCCAGCCCGAGCAGCAGGCCGCCCTGCTGGAGCAGCTCAAGGCCGCCTACGCCCGCGGCGCCGTGCCGGCCACCCGGGTCGACAGCGTGGCCCGGGTGCTGGCCGACCGCAGCCTGGGCCAGACCGACGAGAAAACCGCCAAGGACTTGCTCGAGCAAGTCGCCCCCGCCAACCCTGCCTCCTGGGTGAGCCTGGCGCAATTGCTCTACGACTTCCCCGAGCTGGGCGATACCGACCAGCTCATGGCCTACATCGACAAGGGCCGCGCTGCCGAGCAACCCCGCGCCGAGCTGCTGCTGGGCCGCCTGTACTACGAAGGCAAGACCGTGCCGGCCGACGCGGCGAAGGCCGAGCAGCACCTGCAGGCCGCCGCCGACGCAGGCGAAGTCAGTGCCCATTACTACCTCGGCCAGCTGTACCGCCGCGGCTACCTGGGCAACGTCGAGCCGCAGAAGGCCGTCGACCACCTGCTGGCCGCCGCCCGTGGTGGCCAGAACAGCGCCGACTACGCCCTCGCCCAGCTGTTCAGCGAAGGCCACGGCATCCGCAGTGAGCCGACCAACGCCTGGGTATTCGCCCAGCTGTCGCAGGTCAACCCGACGCCGCAATCGGCCGAACTGCTGCAACAGCTCGACCAGCAACTCACGCCCGACCAGCGCAGCCAGGCGCAAAACCTGCTGGCGCAGGAGAAGCAGGCTCGCGGCAGCATGAACCAAGGCGCCCACAGCACCTTGGCCATCGAAGCGCTGCAAGACGAGCACGATGAAGTAGACGCCGAGGATTCGCTATGA